In one window of Bos taurus isolate L1 Dominette 01449 registration number 42190680 breed Hereford chromosome 4, ARS-UCD2.0, whole genome shotgun sequence DNA:
- the LOC101907022 gene encoding D-dopachrome decarboxylase-like has protein sequence MPFVELDTSLPASRVPMGLEKWLCTATAAILSKPEDCVNMTVRSGLAMVVNCSVEPSAQLLVSSIGEVGTAQEDRGHSARFFEFLTKELDLAEDRIMIRFFPLERWQIGKKGTVMTFL, from the coding sequence ATGCCTTTCGTTGAGCTGGACACGAGCTTGCCCGCCAGCCGCGTGCCCATGGGGCTGGAGAAGTGGCTCTGCACGGCCACTGCTGCCATCCTGAGCAAGCCTGAGGACTGCGTGAACATGACGGTGCGGTCCGGCCTGGCCATGGTGGTGAACTGCTCGGTGGAGCCCAGCGCCCAGCTGCTCGTCTCCTCCATCGGTGAGGTGGGGACGGCCCAGGAGGACCGCGGCCACAGCGCGCGCTTCTTCGAGTTCCTTACCAAGGAGCTGGACCTGGCCGAGGACCGGATAATGATCCGCTTTTTCCCCTTGGAGCGCTGGCAGATTGGCAAGAAGGGGACAGTCATGACCTTTTTATGA